Proteins encoded within one genomic window of Lampris incognitus isolate fLamInc1 chromosome 1, fLamInc1.hap2, whole genome shotgun sequence:
- the LOC130115569 gene encoding trypsin inhibitor ClTI-1-like, with translation MWRETPFVFAAGLLCFVVWARGAQIPDGSVEPDCGQYPLPACVRSFEPVCGTDGETYSNECMLCVSNSDMKVHVRIKSRTEC, from the exons ATGTGGAGGGAAACGCCTTTTGTTTTTGCTGCGGGCCTTCTGTGCTTTGTTG TGTGGGCACGTGGAGCGCAAATCCCCGATGGGTCCGTGGAG CCTGACTGCGGACAGTATCCTCTGCCTGCATGTGTCCGCTCGTTTGAACCAGTCTGTGGGACCGATGGCGAAACTTACTCCAATGAGTGCATGTTGTGTGTCAGCAACAG TGACATGAAGGTCCACGTCCGTATCAAGAGCAGGACTGAATGCTGA
- the neurl1b gene encoding E3 ubiquitin-protein ligase NEURL1B, which yields MGNTTPKPLIDATLQPRPVASRPYYSLPNGGAGVERRTSVPPVSIGLESPRFHPHAKGKNIRLDGQLRRATRKNSFCNGVTFSHRPVRLYEKVRLRLTGVHTGWSGALRFGFTSLDPSDLASADIPKYACPDLVTRPGYWAKALPERLALKDNVLSFWADRHGRVFYSINEGEPILFHCGLSIGCPLWAIIDIYGITQEVTLLESTFAESVASSCLSAARLSAYLPQSSHDSANYNNNQLENNQAAAAKMANLQLNNYSQLIACCSSTSSTSSSSASTAFSLPRATRGLPSSLDNDLHFHPVRGSDVILSADRSAACIHFLDSSRTLVFSDRPLHMGETLFVEVGHLGLPYFGALLFGLTSCDPASLHAVDLPADPEVLLDRKEYWVVHRGFPMPCSGDILSFSLLPNGELHHGVNGTGRGRLLCVDSSLVLWAFFTLHGAVNRLRILGTQQSSPPSSSSSSSQSSSQDDSDSDLAFSVNRSSSASESSLVTAPSSPLSPPVSPTLSASELPSSGKNGECTVCFDQEVDTVIYTCGHMCLCNDCGLKLKRQINACCPICRRPIKDVIKTYRP from the exons ATGGGGAATACGACGCCTAAACCGTTAATAG ATGCAACTCTGCAACCCCGCCCGGTGGCAAGCAGACCATATTACAGCCTGCCCAATGGTGGGGCAGGTGTGGAAAGAAGGACGTCTGTTCCTCCAGTCAGCATCGGTCTCGAGTCGCCTCGCTTCCACCCCCATGCCAAGGGCAAGAACATCAGACTGGATGGCCAGCTACGCCGTGCCACACGAAAAAACAGCTTCTGCAATGGCGTCACCTTCAGCCACAGGCCTGTCCGCCTCTATGAGAAG GTGCGCCTTCGTCTCACTGGAGTGCACACCGGCTGGAGTGGAGCACTACGCTTCGGTTTCACCAGCCTGGACCCCAGCGATCTGGCTTCAGCGGACATCCCCAAATATGCCTGTCCAGACTTGGTGACACGGCCTGGCTACTGGGCCAAGGCTCTGCCTGAGAGATTAGCCCTAAAGGACAATGTGCTGTCCTTCTGGGCTGATCGCCACGGCAGAGTTTTCTACAGTATCAATGAAGGGGAGCCCATTCTCTTCCACTGTGGGCTCAGTATTGGCTGTCCTCTCTGGGCTATCATAGACATTTATGGCATCACTCAGGAGGTCACACTACTCG AGAGCACGTTTGCTGAAAGTGTGGCCTCCAGCTGTTTGAGTGCCGCCCGTCTGAGTGCCTATCTGCCTCAGAGTAGCCACGACTCAGCCAACTACAACAACAACCAGCTGGAGAATAACCAGGCGGCTGCCGCCAAGATGGCTAACCTCCAGCTCAACAACTACAGTCAGCTTATCGCCTGCTGCTCTTCCACATCTTCCACCTCCTCCTCATCTGCCTCCACTGCCTTCAGCCTCCCCCGGGCAACCCGGGGCCTCCCATCCTCTCTGGACAATGACTTGCACTTTCACCCCGTCCGTGGCTCCGACGTGATCCTCTCTGCCGACCGCTCCGCTGCCTGCATCCACTTCCTGGACAGTAGCCGGACTCTGGTGTTCAGTGATCGGCCGCTGCACATGGGCGAGACTCTGTTTGTAGAAGTGGGCCATCTGGGCCTGCCCTACTTTGGGGCTCTGTTGTTTGGTTTGACGTCTTGCGACCCGGCCAGCCTGCATGCTGTGGATCTACCAGCAGACCCAGAGGTTCTCCTGGACCGTAAAGAATACTGGGTGGTTCACCGAGGCTTCCCCATGCCTTGTTCTGGGGACATCCTCAGTTTCAGTCTGCTACCGAATGGAGAGTTGCACCATGGCGTGAATGGGACTGGTCGTGGCAGGCTACTCTGCGTGGATTCCTCCTTGGTCCTGTGGGCTTTTTTCACCCTCCATGGAGCGGTCAACAGACTCAGGATACTAG GGACTCAGCAGTCcagtcctccctcctcctcctccagcagttCTCAGAGCAGCAGCCAAGACGACAGTGACTCAGATCTGGCTTTCAGCGTCAACAGATCCTCCTCTGCCTCTGAATCTTCACTGG TGACTGCTCCCAGCTCCCCTCTCAGTCCTCccgtctctcccactctctctgccTCAGAGTTGCCCTCCTCTGGGAAAAATGGGGAATGCACCGTGTGCTTCGACCAGGAGGTGGACACGGTTATCTACACCTGTGGGCACATGTGTCTGTGCAATGACTGCGGGCTCAAACTCAAGAGACAGATCAACGCATGCTGCCCAATATGCCGGAGGCCCATCAAAGATGTCATCAAGACATATCGGCCatga
- the LOC130115562 gene encoding uncharacterized protein LOC130115562 has translation MRKAFQASFPLEDPCDAEAHDPSTFEDDDEIWQDLMPEDQQTVNDTLAENCKMQRLSCFTHSLQLVIKDGLKDTSGLSSTLAKLSRAANLLHSGTSFKDCFEACSGDATIPTANATRWNSTLKQVKAYVHLDMQKLSSVLESVGHKSLILSPREYAQLKELIEVLDPFLEATNLTQGETTVTVSVIVPCVLTLRCYLQEIRGKARYCGPLVRSGELLENKVCRGFQCSQDTRM, from the coding sequence atgagaaaagctttccaggccagctttcccctagaggatccttgtgatgctgaagctcatgatcccagcacttttgaggacgatgatgaaatatggcaagacctgatgccagaagatcaacagacagtcaatgacactttggctgagaactgtaagatgcagagactatcatgcttcacacattcactgcagttggtcataaaagatggtctgaaagacaccagtgggctgtcaagcaccctagcaaagctatcccgtgcagccaacctcctccacagtggcacctcgtttaaagactgctttgaagcgtgttctggtgatgcaacaattccaacagcgaatgccacacgatggaattccactctgaagcaggtgaaggcttatgtgcatttagacatgcaaaagctgtccagtgtgttggaatcagtggggcacaaaagccttatcttatccccgcgagagtatgctcagcttaaagaactgatcgaagttcttgatccgttcttagaggcaaccaacctaactcagggtgagactactgtcaccgtcagtgtgattgtgccctgtgtcctcactctgcgctgttacctgcaggaaataagaggaaaagccagatactgtgggcctctggtgagatctggagagctccttgaaaacaaggtttgcagaggttttcagtgcagtcaagataccaggatgtga